From a single Effusibacillus lacus genomic region:
- a CDS encoding ATP-binding cassette domain-containing protein, giving the protein MLDVQISKRLPDFTLDAEFSADGTVQVIVGPSGSGKTTLLECIAGIQTPDTGEIRLGNRTLFSKATNVNVPVNKRKIGFVFQEYALFPHLSVKRNLLFARGILRSPDAPTRSLLQRTAERLGIVPLMDRMPQELSGGEQQRVALGRALVMEPELLLLDEPFSALDSGTLHKVLPLVQEVIAELNIPTLLITHQEEVAKAFGSRILRMEHGKLTHCRIQ; this is encoded by the coding sequence GTGCTTGATGTACAAATCTCCAAACGACTGCCTGATTTTACACTGGATGCCGAGTTTTCGGCAGATGGCACCGTTCAGGTAATCGTTGGTCCCTCAGGGTCCGGCAAGACGACTCTATTGGAGTGCATTGCAGGCATCCAGACACCGGATACAGGGGAAATTCGCCTGGGGAACCGAACGCTTTTTTCCAAGGCAACGAATGTGAATGTGCCCGTGAACAAACGCAAGATTGGCTTTGTATTTCAGGAATACGCTTTGTTTCCTCATCTGTCTGTCAAACGAAACCTGTTGTTCGCAAGGGGAATCTTGCGCTCACCCGATGCCCCGACCAGGTCTCTTCTGCAGAGGACAGCCGAACGCCTGGGAATCGTTCCTCTGATGGACAGAATGCCGCAGGAGTTGTCGGGAGGGGAACAACAGCGGGTTGCGCTTGGCAGGGCGTTGGTCATGGAACCTGAATTGCTGTTGTTGGACGAGCCGTTTTCCGCATTGGATTCGGGCACGCTGCACAAGGTACTTCCCCTAGTGCAGGAAGTGATTGCGGAACTGAACATCCCGACCCTTCTGATCACCCATCAGGAAGAGGTGGCCAAAGCGTTTGGCTCGCGCATCCTGCGAATGGAACATGGAAAACTGACTCATTGCAGGATTCAGTGA
- a CDS encoding Ldh family oxidoreductase — protein sequence MIVQAENLRKYVSAVLQTVGLPVQDSDIVAESLVSANLRGVDSHGVTRLPIYVKRLKLGVANPDPQVKVVEESDATLLIDGDDGMGQVVGTRAIRLGIEKARKSGAVFIGVKRSTHFGTGAFFVQQGVNADLVTYAMSNAPATMAPWGGIQPYIGTNPYAFGVPVGKHKPIILDMATSVVARGKIIMAAQKGEEIPLGWAIDKEGRPTTDAAAALEGSVLPFGGPKGYAISLMIDIMSGVLTGAGFGPHINNIYGDFDKPQNVGHFFQLVDINRFMPADLFKQRIDQMIDEIKSALRAAGTDEIFLPGEIEFRVERQRLEQGIPLSREVYVDIKKVGEECGVSINDYESAILA from the coding sequence ATGATTGTTCAGGCCGAGAATTTGAGAAAGTATGTGTCCGCAGTTTTGCAAACTGTGGGACTGCCGGTTCAGGACAGCGACATTGTTGCCGAAAGCCTGGTGTCGGCCAATTTGCGAGGAGTCGATTCACATGGGGTGACCCGTCTGCCGATCTATGTGAAGCGTTTAAAATTGGGTGTTGCCAACCCGGATCCGCAAGTGAAGGTCGTTGAAGAGAGTGACGCCACCCTTCTGATCGACGGCGATGACGGAATGGGCCAGGTGGTGGGTACGAGAGCGATTCGCTTAGGGATCGAAAAAGCAAGAAAAAGCGGAGCTGTCTTTATCGGAGTGAAACGCTCAACCCATTTTGGAACGGGCGCATTTTTCGTTCAGCAAGGGGTCAACGCGGATCTGGTGACATACGCCATGTCGAATGCTCCGGCCACCATGGCACCCTGGGGCGGAATACAGCCTTATATCGGGACGAATCCGTATGCGTTCGGAGTGCCGGTAGGCAAGCACAAGCCGATTATTCTGGATATGGCTACCAGTGTGGTAGCCAGAGGAAAAATTATCATGGCTGCCCAAAAGGGTGAAGAAATTCCATTGGGCTGGGCGATCGACAAAGAAGGAAGACCCACGACCGATGCTGCTGCGGCATTGGAGGGATCGGTGCTTCCCTTTGGAGGTCCGAAGGGATACGCGATTTCTCTGATGATCGATATTATGAGCGGGGTATTGACGGGAGCCGGGTTTGGCCCGCATATCAACAATATTTACGGCGACTTTGACAAACCGCAAAATGTCGGCCATTTCTTTCAGCTGGTTGACATTAACCGGTTTATGCCCGCAGATTTGTTCAAACAGCGAATTGATCAAATGATTGACGAAATCAAATCTGCTCTGAGGGCGGCCGGAACGGATGAGATTTTCCTGCCGGGCGAAATCGAGTTCAGGGTCGAACGGCAGAGGTTGGAACAAGGCATTCCTCTCAGCCGGGAAGTCTACGTAGATATCAAAAAAGTGGGAGAAGAATGCGGAGTTTCCATAAACGATTACGAGAGCGCCATTCTCGCATAG
- a CDS encoding LacI family DNA-binding transcriptional regulator has product MATIDDVAKKAGVSKSSVSRVLNGNFQYMSEDTKNRILDAIRELSYTPNSLAQSLKKKKTQTIGIILSDISNPFWSEVLKGVQDECMRNGYGLMVSSSGEDPDLEKENILMLKNKQVDGLIVNTTGHNSDLFENLTAEKFPFVFLDRLPDGTITDTVVVNNVLGARQAIQFLVDQGHKRIGILLYPIENKSPRIERLEGYKQALTANGIPIDESLVKICRQERGSGIEAVHEMLSLPDRPTAIFSTNTMLNLEVLTGVKKAGFKVPKDVSVIGYDDYPWVPLLDPPLSTVAQPAFEMGIQAAALLLNKMKAKRWKKPQIVQLDPELLIRDSCTPPIKMR; this is encoded by the coding sequence TTGGCAACAATCGATGACGTGGCAAAAAAGGCGGGGGTCTCGAAAAGTTCCGTGTCACGGGTGTTGAACGGAAATTTTCAATACATGTCCGAAGATACGAAAAACAGAATTCTGGATGCGATTCGGGAATTAAGCTATACTCCGAATTCACTGGCGCAAAGCCTCAAGAAAAAGAAGACGCAAACGATCGGAATCATCTTGTCCGATATTTCAAACCCGTTCTGGTCTGAAGTTTTAAAAGGGGTACAGGATGAATGCATGCGGAACGGATACGGCTTGATGGTCAGCAGTTCGGGGGAGGATCCCGACTTAGAAAAGGAAAACATCCTGATGCTGAAAAACAAGCAGGTGGACGGGTTGATTGTGAACACAACCGGTCATAACTCTGACTTGTTTGAGAATCTGACAGCGGAGAAATTTCCTTTTGTGTTTCTTGACCGGTTGCCAGACGGTACGATCACCGATACGGTGGTGGTCAACAATGTGCTGGGCGCGAGGCAAGCGATTCAATTTCTGGTTGATCAGGGACATAAACGAATCGGAATTCTCTTGTACCCGATAGAGAATAAGAGTCCGAGGATTGAGCGCCTGGAGGGGTATAAACAGGCACTTACGGCAAACGGAATCCCGATAGACGAATCGCTGGTGAAAATTTGCAGGCAGGAGAGAGGGAGCGGCATTGAGGCAGTACACGAGATGTTGTCGCTGCCGGACAGGCCGACCGCGATTTTTTCCACAAATACCATGTTGAATCTGGAAGTTCTCACGGGTGTCAAGAAGGCAGGGTTCAAAGTACCGAAGGATGTTTCGGTGATCGGATATGACGATTACCCGTGGGTTCCGCTGCTCGATCCGCCGCTAAGTACAGTAGCGCAGCCGGCATTTGAAATGGGGATCCAAGCTGCGGCTTTGTTGCTAAATAAAATGAAAGCCAAAAGATGGAAAAAGCCACAGATTGTCCAGTTGGATCCGGAGTTACTGATCCGCGACTCCTGTACCCCCCCGATCAAGATGCGTTAG
- a CDS encoding TRAP transporter substrate-binding protein, whose translation MKKRIVSAIASISLAMLSITGCSQSASNGSGQKNNTAAPTEEKKQIVLKLGHGTATNSLYHAGSVKFKELVEAKTNGQIKVEVYSDGTIGHDKELIDFMKTGGAVQMGMLGVEPLTTIEPKLKVVNLPYLFTDRETAYKVLDGELGAEMVASLPKKQGLRVLAYFENGFRHLTNSKREILTPEDVKGLKIRTPQSPVSLSIFKALGANPTPMAFGEVFPALEQKVIDGQENPLSLIFSAKFYEVQKHVALTGHMYSPMVLAISEAVWSKLTPEQQKAVQEAANEARDYERKLSAEQEADLVKKIEAAGVKISRPDVSKFKEATKNVHLEFDNEYGADFYEKLMKATSK comes from the coding sequence ATGAAAAAAAGAATTGTTTCCGCAATTGCTTCAATTTCTCTTGCCATGCTGTCGATAACAGGGTGTTCGCAATCGGCATCGAACGGTTCAGGGCAAAAAAACAACACAGCGGCACCGACAGAAGAGAAAAAACAAATCGTATTGAAACTGGGCCACGGAACGGCTACCAATTCTCTCTATCACGCCGGTTCGGTCAAATTTAAAGAACTGGTGGAGGCCAAAACAAACGGACAAATCAAAGTGGAAGTGTACTCGGACGGAACCATCGGTCATGACAAAGAGCTGATTGATTTTATGAAAACCGGCGGAGCTGTTCAAATGGGGATGCTCGGGGTGGAGCCCCTTACGACGATTGAGCCGAAGCTGAAAGTGGTCAATTTGCCGTATCTGTTTACCGACCGTGAAACCGCTTACAAGGTGTTGGACGGTGAACTGGGTGCGGAAATGGTGGCCTCATTGCCGAAAAAACAGGGACTTCGTGTACTGGCTTATTTTGAAAACGGGTTCCGGCATCTGACAAACTCAAAACGTGAAATACTTACGCCCGAAGATGTAAAAGGGCTCAAAATCAGGACTCCGCAAAGCCCGGTGTCGCTCAGTATTTTTAAAGCACTCGGTGCCAATCCGACACCAATGGCTTTTGGTGAAGTCTTCCCGGCACTTGAACAAAAAGTGATCGATGGTCAGGAGAACCCGCTGTCGCTGATTTTTTCGGCCAAATTTTACGAGGTGCAAAAGCATGTCGCTCTGACAGGGCATATGTACTCCCCGATGGTTCTTGCGATCAGTGAAGCGGTCTGGTCCAAGTTGACGCCGGAGCAGCAAAAAGCGGTGCAGGAAGCGGCTAATGAGGCCAGGGATTACGAACGGAAGCTGAGTGCCGAACAGGAAGCGGACCTCGTCAAGAAGATTGAAGCGGCAGGAGTCAAAATCAGCCGTCCTGACGTTTCGAAGTTCAAGGAAGCAACCAAGAACGTTCACCTTGAATTTGATAATGAATATGGAGCCGACTTCTATGAAAAATTGATGAAAGCCACTTCCAAATAA